A single region of the Cereibacter sphaeroides 2.4.1 genome encodes:
- the ccoP gene encoding cytochrome-c oxidase, cbb3-type subunit III, producing MSVKPTKQKPGEPPTTGHSWDGIEEFDNPMPRWWLWTFYVTIVWAIGYSILYPAWPLINGATNGLIGHSTRADVQRDIEAFAEANATIRQQLVNTDLTAIAADPNLLQYATNAGAAVFRTNCVQCHGSGAAGNVGYPNLLDDDWLWGGDIESIHTTVTHGIRNTTDDEARYSEMPRFGADGLLDSTQISQVVEYVLQISGQDHDAALSAEGATIFADNCAACHGEDGTGSRDVGAPNLTDAIWLYGGDRATVTETVTYARFGVMPNWNARLTEADIRSVAVYVHGLGGGE from the coding sequence ATGAGTGTGAAACCGACGAAACAGAAGCCCGGCGAGCCGCCGACCACGGGCCATTCCTGGGATGGCATTGAAGAGTTCGACAACCCGATGCCGCGCTGGTGGCTCTGGACCTTTTACGTCACCATCGTCTGGGCCATCGGCTATTCGATCCTCTACCCGGCCTGGCCGCTGATCAACGGGGCGACGAACGGGCTGATCGGCCATTCGACCCGGGCGGACGTGCAGCGTGACATCGAGGCCTTTGCCGAGGCCAATGCCACCATCCGGCAGCAACTGGTCAACACGGACCTGACGGCCATCGCTGCCGATCCGAACCTCTTGCAATATGCGACCAACGCCGGTGCGGCCGTGTTCCGCACCAACTGCGTGCAGTGCCACGGCTCGGGCGCGGCGGGCAACGTGGGCTATCCGAACCTGCTGGATGACGACTGGCTCTGGGGCGGCGACATCGAGTCGATCCACACCACCGTCACCCACGGCATCCGCAACACCACCGACGACGAGGCGCGCTATTCCGAGATGCCGCGTTTCGGGGCCGATGGTCTGCTCGACAGCACCCAGATCTCGCAGGTCGTGGAATATGTGCTGCAGATCTCGGGTCAGGACCACGATGCGGCCCTGTCCGCGGAAGGCGCCACCATCTTCGCCGACAACTGCGCCGCCTGCCACGGCGAGGACGGCACCGGAAGCCGCGATGTGGGTGCGCCGAACCTGACCGACGCGATCTGGCTTTATGGCGGAGATCGCGCCACCGTGACCGAAACGGTGACCTATGCCCGCTTCGGCGTGATGCCGAACTGGAACGCCCGCCTCACCGAGGCGGACATCCGGTCGGTCGCCGTCTATGTCCACGGCCTCGGCGGTGGCGAGTAA
- a CDS encoding universal stress protein — translation MAYKSLLTVATSPERVEPAITVASRLALSSDAHLDVLALGIDGTQVAYYNMGGTAVVLQMALERAEQEAQAVEKAAAAALSAQPAMLRASVESAVAQMGGLAGLVALRSRFADLVVLSRPYGKGRGAETEAVVEAALFEGQAPVLVVPDDPALSERFGHRIVIAWDQSREALTAVRKAMPFLLRADNVDIVIVDPAAHGAERSDPGGALCQMLVRHGVRAEVSVLAKTMPRISDVIARHVRDQDADLLVMGAYGHSRFREAILGGATRDMLELAEVPVLMAH, via the coding sequence ATGGCCTATAAATCCTTGCTGACGGTGGCCACTTCGCCCGAGCGAGTCGAGCCGGCGATCACCGTTGCATCGCGCCTCGCCCTGAGCAGCGATGCGCATCTCGACGTGCTGGCGCTTGGCATCGATGGCACCCAGGTGGCCTACTACAACATGGGCGGCACGGCGGTCGTGCTGCAGATGGCGCTGGAACGCGCCGAACAGGAAGCGCAGGCGGTCGAGAAGGCGGCGGCGGCGGCGCTGTCGGCCCAGCCCGCGATGCTGCGCGCGTCGGTCGAGTCGGCCGTGGCGCAGATGGGCGGGCTCGCGGGGCTGGTGGCGCTGCGCTCGCGCTTTGCCGATCTCGTCGTGCTGTCCCGCCCCTACGGCAAGGGCCGGGGCGCGGAAACCGAAGCCGTGGTCGAGGCCGCGCTCTTCGAGGGTCAGGCGCCGGTTCTGGTGGTGCCCGACGATCCGGCCCTGAGCGAGCGGTTCGGCCACCGGATCGTCATCGCCTGGGACCAGAGCCGCGAGGCGCTGACGGCGGTGCGCAAGGCCATGCCGTTCCTTCTGCGCGCCGACAATGTGGACATCGTGATCGTCGATCCCGCGGCCCATGGCGCCGAACGGTCGGATCCGGGCGGCGCGCTCTGCCAGATGCTCGTGCGCCACGGGGTCCGGGCCGAGGTTTCGGTGCTGGCCAAGACGATGCCGCGCATTTCCGACGTGATCGCGCGCCATGTGCGCGATCAGGATGCCGATCTTCTGGTGATGGGTGCCTACGGCCATTCCCGCTTCCGCGAGGCGATCCTCGGCGGGGCCACGCGGGACATGCTCGAACTGGCGGAAGTACCCGTCCTGATGGCGCACTGA
- the ccoO gene encoding cytochrome-c oxidase, cbb3-type subunit II has product MGILAKHKILETNATLLLIFSFFVVTIGGLVQIVPLFYLENTIEKVEGVRPYTPLELAGRDIYIREGCYVCHSQMIRPMRDETERYGHYSLAAESMYDHPFQWGSKRTGPDLARVGERYSDEWHVDHLTNPQSVVPESIMPKYGFLSHTVIDGRYIRDLMSVHRIVGVPYSDEMLENAVADFKAQANPDADTDGLLERYGKAAVRNFDGQAELTEMDALISYLQVLGTMVDFSTFTPDDSR; this is encoded by the coding sequence ATGGGTATCCTTGCCAAACACAAGATCCTCGAGACCAACGCCACGCTGCTGCTGATCTTCAGCTTCTTCGTGGTCACCATCGGCGGCCTGGTGCAGATCGTGCCGCTGTTCTACCTCGAGAACACGATCGAGAAGGTGGAGGGGGTTCGCCCCTACACCCCGCTCGAGCTCGCCGGGCGCGACATCTACATCCGCGAGGGCTGCTACGTCTGTCACAGCCAGATGATCCGCCCGATGCGCGACGAGACCGAGCGTTACGGCCACTACAGCCTCGCGGCGGAATCGATGTACGACCACCCGTTCCAGTGGGGCTCGAAGCGGACGGGGCCCGACCTCGCCCGCGTCGGCGAGCGCTATTCGGACGAGTGGCACGTCGATCACCTGACCAACCCGCAGTCGGTGGTGCCGGAATCGATCATGCCCAAATACGGGTTCCTCTCGCACACCGTGATCGACGGCCGCTACATCCGCGACCTGATGTCGGTGCACCGGATCGTGGGCGTGCCCTACAGCGACGAGATGCTCGAGAATGCCGTCGCCGACTTCAAAGCGCAGGCCAACCCGGACGCCGATACGGACGGGCTGCTCGAGCGCTACGGCAAGGCCGCCGTGCGGAACTTCGACGGGCAGGCCGAGCTGACGGAGATGGACGCCCTCATCTCCTACCTGCAGGTGCTGGGCACGATGGTCGACTTCTCGACCTTCACTCCCGACGATAGCCGGTAA
- a CDS encoding FixH family protein produces MAEMTGRKVLAITVGAFGVIIAVNLLMAFKAISTFPGLEVDNPYVASQTFDVERASQQALGWTLVADYDEAAREISLRFTGADGRPAAVSALDVLVGRTTEASDDRQPEFVLRDGAFRAPQDLARGKWMLRVEATSPSGTAFRQRLDLFVED; encoded by the coding sequence ATGGCCGAGATGACCGGGCGCAAGGTTCTGGCGATCACCGTGGGGGCCTTCGGGGTCATCATCGCGGTGAACCTGCTGATGGCCTTCAAGGCGATCTCGACCTTCCCCGGCCTCGAGGTCGATAACCCCTATGTCGCCAGCCAGACCTTCGATGTCGAACGGGCGTCGCAGCAGGCGCTCGGCTGGACGCTGGTGGCCGACTACGACGAAGCGGCGCGGGAAATCAGCCTGCGCTTCACCGGCGCCGATGGCCGCCCCGCGGCGGTCAGCGCGCTCGATGTGCTGGTGGGCCGCACGACAGAAGCGAGCGACGACCGCCAGCCTGAGTTCGTGCTGCGCGACGGCGCCTTCCGCGCGCCGCAGGATCTCGCGCGCGGCAAGTGGATGCTGAGGGTGGAGGCCACGTCGCCGAGCGGCACCGCCTTCCGCCAACGCCTCGATCTCTTCGTCGAGGACTGA
- the fnrL gene encoding transcriptional regulator FnrL has protein sequence MTLHEVPTILHRCGDCPIRHRAVCARCDSEELATLEQIKYYRSYQAGQTVIWSGDKMDFVASVVTGIATLTQTMEDGRRQMVGLLLPSDFVGRPGRQTVAYDVTATTDLLMCCFRRKPFEEMMQKTPHVGQRLLEMTLDELDAAREWMLLLGRKTAREKIASLLAIIARRDAALKLRESNGPMTFDLPLTREEMADYLGLTLETVSRQVSALKRDGVIALEGKRHVIVTDFARLLEEAGDDSDGGLPV, from the coding sequence ATGACGCTGCACGAAGTCCCAACCATCCTTCACCGCTGCGGCGACTGCCCGATCCGTCATCGTGCCGTCTGCGCACGCTGTGACTCCGAAGAACTCGCGACGCTCGAGCAGATCAAGTATTACCGCAGCTATCAGGCCGGTCAGACCGTGATCTGGTCGGGCGACAAGATGGATTTCGTGGCGTCGGTCGTCACCGGCATCGCGACGCTGACCCAGACGATGGAGGACGGCCGCCGGCAGATGGTGGGCCTTCTGCTGCCTTCGGATTTCGTGGGCCGTCCCGGCCGGCAGACCGTGGCCTATGACGTGACCGCCACGACCGACCTGCTGATGTGCTGCTTCCGGCGCAAGCCCTTCGAGGAAATGATGCAGAAGACGCCCCATGTGGGGCAGCGCCTGCTGGAGATGACGCTCGACGAGCTCGATGCCGCGCGCGAATGGATGCTGCTCCTGGGACGCAAGACGGCGCGCGAGAAGATCGCGAGCCTGCTTGCGATCATCGCCCGGCGCGACGCGGCGCTGAAGCTGCGCGAGTCGAACGGACCCATGACCTTCGACCTGCCGCTCACGCGCGAGGAGATGGCGGATTACCTCGGCCTGACGCTCGAGACCGTGAGCCGTCAGGTCTCGGCGCTGAAGCGGGACGGGGTGATCGCGCTCGAAGGCAAGCGGCATGTGATCGTGACAGACTTCGCCCGTCTGCTCGAAGAGGCCGGCGACGACAGCGACGGCGGTCTGCCGGTCTGA
- the ccoG gene encoding cytochrome c oxidase accessory protein CcoG produces MTSPDTQTSSLYAKREPVFPKRVSGKFRSLKWWIMGVTLGIYYIAPWLRWDRGPNLPDQAILVDLANRRFFFFMIEIWPHEFYFVAGLLIMAGLGLFLFTSAAGRVWCGYACPQTVWTDLFILVERWVEGDRNARIRLLRQRWDLEKTRKYLTKWTLWLLIGLATGGAWVFYFTDAPTLLVDLLTGNAHPVAYITMATLTATTFAFGGFAREQICIYACPWPRIQAAMMDEETITVAYREWRGEPRGKLKKGEPLSPDQGDCIDCMACVNVCPMGIDIRDGQQLACITCALCIDACDEVMDKIGKPRGLIGYLALTDERAEREGRSPRSAWRHVFRLRTLIYTALWSGVGLALIVALFLRSPIDINVTPLRNPLYVTLSDGSIRNTYDVRLRNKQGEARDYQISVTSEADLALSLEGHPATVVTVPANETMTQRVYIIAGKGTPAAEAERTDLRLWVEDLAAGQRVHHDTIFNGRGN; encoded by the coding sequence GTGACCAGCCCCGATACCCAAACCAGCAGCCTCTACGCCAAGCGCGAGCCCGTCTTTCCCAAGCGGGTGAGCGGCAAGTTCCGCAGCCTGAAGTGGTGGATCATGGGCGTGACGCTGGGGATCTACTACATCGCGCCCTGGCTGCGCTGGGACCGCGGGCCGAACCTGCCCGATCAGGCGATCCTCGTCGATCTGGCCAACCGGCGCTTCTTCTTCTTCATGATCGAGATCTGGCCGCACGAATTCTACTTCGTCGCGGGCCTCCTCATCATGGCGGGGCTCGGGCTCTTCCTCTTCACCTCGGCGGCGGGCCGGGTGTGGTGCGGCTATGCCTGCCCCCAGACGGTCTGGACCGATCTCTTCATCCTCGTCGAGCGCTGGGTCGAGGGCGACCGCAACGCGCGCATCCGCCTGCTGCGCCAGCGGTGGGATCTCGAGAAGACGCGGAAATACCTCACGAAATGGACGCTCTGGCTCTTGATCGGTCTGGCCACCGGCGGCGCCTGGGTGTTCTATTTCACCGATGCGCCGACGCTTCTCGTCGATCTCCTGACGGGGAACGCCCATCCGGTGGCCTACATCACCATGGCCACGCTGACTGCCACCACCTTCGCCTTCGGCGGCTTCGCGCGCGAGCAGATCTGCATCTATGCCTGCCCCTGGCCACGCATCCAGGCCGCGATGATGGACGAGGAGACGATCACCGTCGCCTACCGCGAATGGCGGGGCGAGCCGCGCGGCAAGCTGAAGAAGGGCGAGCCGCTCAGCCCCGATCAGGGCGACTGCATCGACTGCATGGCCTGCGTGAACGTCTGCCCCATGGGCATCGACATCCGCGACGGACAGCAGCTCGCCTGCATCACCTGCGCGCTCTGCATCGACGCCTGCGACGAGGTCATGGACAAGATCGGCAAGCCGCGCGGCCTGATCGGCTATCTCGCCCTGACCGACGAGCGCGCGGAGCGCGAGGGCAGGTCCCCGCGCTCTGCCTGGCGGCATGTCTTCCGGCTCCGCACCCTCATCTATACCGCGCTCTGGTCCGGGGTGGGGCTCGCGCTGATCGTGGCGCTCTTCCTGCGCTCGCCCATCGACATCAACGTCACCCCGCTGCGCAATCCGCTCTATGTCACGCTCTCGGACGGCTCGATCCGCAACACCTACGACGTCCGGCTGCGCAACAAGCAGGGCGAGGCGCGCGACTATCAGATCTCGGTGACGAGCGAGGCGGATCTGGCGCTTTCGCTGGAGGGGCACCCGGCGACCGTGGTAACGGTGCCCGCGAACGAGACCATGACCCAGCGGGTCTACATCATCGCGGGCAAGGGCACGCCCGCCGCCGAGGCCGAGCGGACGGACCTGCGCCTCTGGGTCGAGGATCTCGCCGCCGGGCAGCGGGTGCATCACGACACGATCTTCAACGGAAGGGGCAACTGA
- a CDS encoding CcoQ/FixQ family Cbb3-type cytochrome c oxidase assembly chaperone, whose product MDTYSLLRGFADSWMLIVMTLFFVGVVFWAWRPRSRKDHDEAASAIFRHETKPADDDPVSSSEEARK is encoded by the coding sequence ATGGATACCTACAGCCTGCTGCGTGGCTTCGCGGACAGCTGGATGCTGATCGTGATGACGCTCTTCTTCGTGGGCGTGGTGTTCTGGGCCTGGCGTCCGCGCAGCCGGAAGGATCATGACGAGGCTGCCAGCGCGATCTTCCGCCACGAGACGAAACCCGCCGACGACGACCCGGTGTCGTCGTCCGAGGAGGCGAGGAAATGA
- a CDS encoding heavy metal translocating P-type ATPase — protein MSLAERIDLPSSEAPGGASACPACLAAPSAERLAAMAGPAGGRLVLSLPTAHCAACMTTVEGGLEKLAGVRSARVNLTLRRVSVDAEPEVTAAQLVEALSRLGYEAHELDAGMLSATETDRQGRDLLMRLGVAGFSMMNVMLLSVAVWSGAEAATRDLFHWISAAIALPTVVFAGQPFFRNAWTALRAGRLGMDVPISLAIILASSISLFETFHSGHHAYFDAAVMLTFFLLAGRYLDHRTRAVARSAAEELAALEVPRAMLLRDGEEVTVPIAELAAGDLVRVRPGGRMPVDGVVAEGFSELDRSLLTGESLPVPAGPETVVSAGEVNLTGPLTVRVTAAGRDSSLHRMADLVAVAESAKTRYTSLAERASRLYSPLVHILSFTAFGVWMWITKGDVRTSINISAAVLIITCPCALGLAVPAVVTAASGRLFRKGLLIKDGTALERLAEVDTVVFDKTGTLTLGTPEPTNLATLPPADLTLAAALAASSAHPLAMALALAARGQGVQPAAVTDLREVPGFGIEGRLEGRTVRLGRAEWVGAAPEPVTATYLSTGAATRAITFSDRLRPGAEEAVRALAGQGKRILLLSGDTEGAVAELAGRLGIGEWRSGQLPAEKAQRVADLTAEGRRVLMVGDGLNDTAALAAAHVSISPASALDAARVASDIVLLGKDMAPIADAARISVKATKRIRENFAISAAYNVVAVPLALVGLATPLAAALAMSLSSISVSLNALRVK, from the coding sequence ATGTCGCTGGCCGAGCGCATCGACCTGCCGTCCTCCGAGGCGCCCGGCGGTGCCTCGGCCTGTCCCGCCTGCCTTGCCGCACCTTCCGCCGAACGGCTGGCCGCCATGGCCGGGCCCGCCGGCGGGCGGCTCGTCCTGTCGCTGCCTACCGCCCATTGCGCCGCCTGCATGACCACCGTCGAGGGCGGTCTCGAGAAGCTCGCGGGCGTGCGCTCGGCGCGGGTGAACCTCACGCTGCGCCGGGTCTCGGTCGATGCCGAGCCCGAGGTGACGGCGGCCCAGCTGGTCGAGGCGCTGTCGCGGCTGGGCTACGAGGCCCACGAGCTCGATGCCGGGATGCTGTCGGCCACCGAGACCGACCGGCAGGGGCGCGACCTCCTGATGCGCCTCGGCGTGGCCGGCTTCTCGATGATGAACGTGATGCTGCTGTCGGTGGCCGTCTGGTCGGGCGCCGAGGCCGCGACGCGCGATCTCTTTCACTGGATCTCGGCCGCCATCGCCCTGCCGACCGTGGTCTTCGCGGGCCAGCCCTTCTTCCGCAACGCCTGGACGGCGCTCCGCGCCGGGCGGCTCGGGATGGATGTGCCGATCTCGCTCGCCATCATCCTCGCCTCGTCGATCTCGCTCTTCGAGACCTTCCATTCCGGCCACCACGCCTATTTCGACGCGGCGGTGATGCTGACCTTCTTCCTGCTCGCGGGCCGCTATCTCGACCACCGCACCCGCGCCGTCGCCCGTTCGGCAGCCGAGGAACTGGCGGCGCTGGAAGTGCCGCGCGCCATGCTCCTGCGCGATGGCGAGGAAGTGACGGTGCCGATTGCCGAGCTTGCCGCGGGCGATCTGGTGCGCGTGCGGCCTGGAGGGCGGATGCCGGTCGACGGTGTGGTGGCCGAAGGCTTCTCCGAGCTCGACCGCTCGCTCCTCACCGGCGAGAGCCTGCCGGTGCCGGCCGGCCCCGAAACCGTGGTCTCGGCGGGTGAGGTGAACCTCACCGGCCCGCTCACGGTGCGGGTGACGGCGGCCGGGCGCGACAGCTCGCTGCATCGGATGGCCGATCTCGTGGCGGTCGCCGAAAGCGCCAAGACCCGCTACACGTCCCTCGCGGAACGCGCCTCGCGGCTCTACTCGCCGCTGGTCCATATCCTCTCCTTCACCGCCTTCGGGGTCTGGATGTGGATCACGAAGGGCGACGTGCGCACCTCGATCAACATCTCGGCCGCCGTGCTCATCATCACCTGCCCCTGCGCCCTGGGGCTCGCCGTGCCCGCCGTGGTGACGGCGGCGAGCGGGCGGCTCTTCCGCAAGGGGCTGCTCATCAAGGACGGCACCGCGCTGGAACGTCTCGCCGAGGTGGATACGGTCGTCTTCGACAAGACCGGCACGCTGACGCTGGGCACGCCCGAGCCCACCAATCTCGCGACGCTTCCCCCGGCGGATCTGACGCTGGCGGCGGCGCTGGCCGCGTCCTCGGCGCATCCTCTGGCCATGGCGCTCGCGCTCGCCGCAAGGGGGCAGGGGGTGCAGCCCGCGGCCGTCACCGACCTGCGCGAAGTGCCGGGCTTCGGCATCGAGGGCCGGCTCGAGGGCCGCACCGTCCGGCTCGGCCGCGCCGAATGGGTGGGTGCTGCGCCCGAGCCCGTGACCGCGACCTACCTCTCGACCGGAGCGGCCACGCGCGCCATCACCTTCTCCGACCGGCTGCGTCCCGGCGCGGAAGAGGCCGTGCGGGCGCTGGCGGGGCAGGGCAAGCGGATCCTCCTCCTTTCGGGCGATACCGAAGGCGCCGTGGCCGAGCTCGCAGGGCGGCTCGGCATCGGCGAGTGGCGCTCGGGCCAGCTTCCGGCCGAGAAGGCGCAGCGGGTGGCCGACCTCACTGCCGAGGGGCGGCGCGTGCTGATGGTGGGCGATGGGCTGAACGACACTGCGGCGCTGGCCGCGGCCCATGTGTCGATCTCGCCTGCTTCCGCGCTCGATGCGGCGCGGGTGGCGTCCGACATCGTGCTTCTGGGCAAGGACATGGCGCCCATCGCCGATGCCGCGCGCATCTCGGTGAAGGCCACCAAGCGCATCCGCGAGAACTTTGCCATTTCGGCCGCCTACAACGTGGTGGCGGTGCCTCTCGCGCTGGTGGGCCTTGCGACCCCGCTGGCGGCGGCGCTCGCCATGTCGCTGTCCTCGATCAGCGTCTCGCTCAACGCGCTGCGGGTGAAGTGA
- the ccoN gene encoding cytochrome-c oxidase, cbb3-type subunit I encodes MWDYVKLVALGVIALCAAIAANYARDLAYMVNAVSVMLVAGGLFLWQVRRVGDEVRPKPALQTEYMDGVIRYGVVATAFWGVVGFLVAVIIAFQLAFPQLNFEWAHGYLNFGRLRPLHTSAVIFAFGGNALIATSFYVVQRTSAARLWGGNLGWFVFWGYNLFIVLVAQSYLLGATQSKEYAEPEWYLDLWLTIVWVCYLAAFLGTIIKRKEPHIYVANWFYLAFIVTVAMLHIFNNLSIPVSFFGSKSVQVFSGVQDAMVQWWYGHNAVGFFLTAGFLGMMYYFVPKQAERPVYSYKLSIVHFWALIFLYIWAGPHHLHYTALPTWTSTLGMVFSIMLWMPSWGGMINGLMTLSGAWDKLRTDPIIRMMVVSIGFYGMSTFEGPMMSIKAVNSLSHYTDWTIGHVHSGALGWNGMITFGALYFLTPKLWNKERLYSLSLVSWHFWLATIGIVLYASSMWVSGIMEGLMWREVDANGFLVNAFADTVAAKFPMNVVRGLGGVLYLTGALIMCYNLWKTVTSAPSRVVRAAAVPAE; translated from the coding sequence ATGTGGGATTACGTTAAGTTGGTCGCGCTCGGCGTGATCGCGCTGTGTGCCGCGATCGCAGCCAACTACGCGCGCGACCTCGCATACATGGTGAACGCCGTATCGGTCATGCTGGTGGCCGGCGGCCTGTTCCTGTGGCAGGTGCGCCGGGTCGGGGACGAGGTCCGTCCGAAGCCGGCGCTTCAGACGGAATATATGGACGGGGTCATCCGCTACGGTGTGGTGGCGACGGCCTTCTGGGGCGTGGTGGGCTTTCTGGTGGCCGTCATCATCGCCTTCCAGCTGGCCTTTCCCCAGCTCAACTTCGAATGGGCGCACGGCTATCTGAACTTCGGACGGCTGCGTCCGCTGCACACCTCCGCGGTGATCTTCGCCTTCGGCGGCAACGCCCTGATCGCGACGAGCTTCTATGTCGTGCAGCGCACCTCGGCCGCGCGCCTCTGGGGCGGCAACCTCGGCTGGTTCGTCTTCTGGGGCTACAACCTGTTCATCGTGCTCGTGGCCCAGAGCTATCTGCTCGGCGCCACCCAGTCGAAGGAATATGCCGAGCCGGAATGGTATCTCGACCTGTGGCTGACCATCGTCTGGGTCTGCTATCTCGCGGCCTTCCTCGGCACGATCATCAAGCGCAAGGAACCCCACATCTATGTGGCCAACTGGTTCTACCTTGCCTTTATCGTCACCGTGGCGATGCTCCACATCTTCAACAACCTCTCGATCCCGGTCTCGTTCTTCGGCTCGAAGTCCGTGCAGGTCTTCTCGGGCGTGCAGGACGCCATGGTGCAGTGGTGGTACGGCCACAACGCGGTGGGCTTCTTCCTGACCGCGGGCTTCCTCGGCATGATGTATTACTTCGTGCCGAAGCAGGCCGAGCGTCCCGTCTACAGCTACAAACTGTCGATCGTGCACTTCTGGGCGCTGATCTTCCTCTATATCTGGGCCGGTCCGCACCACCTGCACTACACGGCGCTGCCGACCTGGACCTCGACCCTCGGCATGGTGTTCTCGATCATGCTCTGGATGCCGTCCTGGGGCGGGATGATCAACGGCCTGATGACGCTCTCGGGCGCCTGGGACAAGCTGCGCACCGATCCGATCATCCGCATGATGGTCGTCTCGATCGGCTTCTACGGCATGTCGACCTTCGAGGGCCCGATGATGTCGATCAAGGCCGTGAACTCGCTCAGCCATTACACCGACTGGACCATCGGTCACGTCCATTCCGGCGCGCTCGGCTGGAACGGCATGATCACCTTCGGCGCGCTCTACTTCCTCACGCCGAAACTGTGGAACAAGGAACGGCTCTACAGCCTCAGCCTCGTCTCCTGGCACTTCTGGCTCGCCACCATCGGCATCGTGCTCTACGCCTCGTCGATGTGGGTCTCGGGCATCATGGAAGGCCTGATGTGGCGGGAAGTGGATGCGAACGGCTTCCTCGTGAACGCCTTCGCCGACACGGTGGCTGCCAAGTTCCCGATGAACGTGGTGCGGGGTCTCGGCGGGGTGCTCTACCTCACCGGTGCGCTCATCATGTGCTACAACCTGTGGAAAACCGTGACCAGCGCCCCCTCGCGGGTGGTGCGCGCCGCGGCCGTTCCCGCTGAGTGA
- the ccoS gene encoding cbb3-type cytochrome oxidase assembly protein CcoS — protein MDILAYLIPISLFLGGLGLAAFFWSLRSRQYDDPEGDANRILKTDYDEHPRQ, from the coding sequence ATGGACATCCTCGCCTATCTCATCCCGATCTCGCTCTTCCTCGGGGGGCTGGGGCTTGCCGCCTTCTTCTGGTCGCTCAGGTCGCGCCAGTACGATGACCCGGAGGGGGATGCGAACCGGATCCTCAAGACCGACTACGACGAGCATCCGCGCCAGTAG